The genomic window ACTATCATTTCTTAAAATTTGAATATGATTCTTACGTTTTATGATTCCATTAATCACCATACAACCTGCTACAAATACTAATTTTGTAGGTTTAAAAATATCACGAATTTCAGCACTTCCTACGATCCGTGTTTTATATTTTGGAGCCACCATCCCAGATATTAATAACTTTATATCACTAATTAAACTATAAATTACAGAATAATAACGTACATCTACATTTTCTAATTTAATTATACGATTAGCTAATGTATTAGAAGCAGTATTAAATCCAATAATGATTGCCTTAGAAGCAATCGCAAAAGTAACATCTGTTTCTGTAATATCACCGACATTAGAACTAATAATATTTAAAGTAACATGATTATTCGATAAGTTTTGGATAGCATATGAAATAGCTTCTAATGAACCTTTAACATCTGTTTTTAAAATAATATTTAATTTAATATGATCTTTGTTATTTAAAGAATCAAACATATCTTCTAAATTTATTTTTTTAATATTTTCATTTTTATGATTTTGAAGATGATTTTTTTTATATGATGCTACTTCACGTGCTTTTTGTTCATTTTTTACTACATAAAATGCATCACCGCTTGAAGGTGTTCCAGATAAACCTAAAATTTCAACTGGAATTGATGGTTTAACATGATCAACTTCTATACCAAAAGAATTACGTATTGCACGTACTCTACCGTAATGTATATCACAAAATATGTTATCTCCTTTTTTCAATTCACCTTCTTTAATTAAAACCGTTGCTACCGATCCACGTTTTTTATCTAATGATGCTTCAATAACAACACCATTTGCTCTACCAGAAGAAATCGAAAATAACTCTAATATTTCTGCTTGTAAAGAAATCGAATTTAATAAATCATCAATCCCTTCCCCAGTAATTGCAGAAACATTTACAAAAATAGTAGTACCACCCCAATCTTCTGATAATACATCATGTTTCATCAGTTCTTTTCTAACTTTTTCAGAATTAAATTCTGGTTTATCAAGTTTATTAATTGCTACAATTAATGGAACATGAGCATCTTTTGCATGTTGAATTGCTTCAATTGTTTGAGGTTTTACTCCATCATCTCCCGCAACTACTAAAACAACAATATCAGTAATTTGAGCCCCTTTAGCACGCATAGCAGTAAAAGCAGCATGACCTGGAGTATCTAAAAAAGTAATTATATTTCCATTTTTAGTTTTAACAAGATATGCACCAATATGTTGAGTAATCCCACCAGATTCATTTTGAGCGACTTTTGAAGATCGAATATAATCTAATAATGATGTTTTACCATGATCTACATGGCCCATAACAGTAACAATGGGTGGTCTTATTTTTTTTTCATAATTTTGATTAGTTTCTTTATTTTCTTTGTAAATCGATTTTTCCAATATATTTTCACGATATAAAATCGCTTTATGACCTAATTCTTCAATGATTAATTGAGCTGTTTCTTGGTCAATTATCTGATCTAAAGTAAAAGAATTACCCATTTTCATAATAATTTGAATAAAATCAGAACCTTTAATAGCCATTTTATTAGCTAATTCTAATATTGAAATTTTTCCACGAATAGTAATATTTTTAATTATATTTTTATTTGGTTGAATAAAATCTTGATGTAATAAACCACGGTTTTTTTGTTTCATTTTTTTTTTATTTTTAAGATTAATATTTTTAACGTGATTCTTATGATTTAAATCAATATTTTTTATAATATTTTTTGTTTTTTTATGTTTATTTTTTTCTTTATAAGTACCATGATTATAATTAACAATATGGTTCATATCTTTTAATTCACTTGTATTTAATATTTTTTTTAAATTCTTATCAAGAATAACATTGTTAGTAATGGAAGAATTTTTTGAAATAAATTTAATTTTTTTATCTAAATTATTTGTTTTATTTTTATTTTGTGTCATATTTTTAATATTAATAACTTTTTCTTGATTAACTGATTTTAATATCTTCATAGAAGAATTATTAGATTTTTTTTTATTTTTTAAATTAGCAACATTTATATTTTGAACATTATCATTATCATTAGATATTATTTTTTCTATTGTATGATTAGAAATATTATTTGTACTATGATGATTTTGAATATTATTATTTTTTACAACACAATTTAAATTAATATTATCTTTAATAATATTAGAAACTTTTGGTATAAAAGATTTTTTACTATGAACATTATTATTTTTGATTTTATCTAACGCTTCATGTGAAGCATTCATAGAATTTAAAAATAACTCATTTTTTGATGATAAATAATATAGTAATAGTTTTTTTTCATATGTATTAACAGCATCATTTTGATTTTTTATAATACCAATATTAGAAAAATATTTTAATAACAATGATATTTCAAGATTCATTT from Buchnera aphidicola (Panaphis juglandis) includes these protein-coding regions:
- the infB gene encoding translation initiation factor IF-2, translated to MKQISLKNLSYEMNLEISLLLKYFSNIGIIKNQNDAVNTYEKKLLLYYLSSKNELFLNSMNASHEALDKIKNNNVHSKKSFIPKVSNIIKDNINLNCVVKNNNIQNHHSTNNISNHTIEKIISNDNDNVQNINVANLKNKKKSNNSSMKILKSVNQEKVINIKNMTQNKNKTNNLDKKIKFISKNSSITNNVILDKNLKKILNTSELKDMNHIVNYNHGTYKEKNKHKKTKNIIKNIDLNHKNHVKNINLKNKKKMKQKNRGLLHQDFIQPNKNIIKNITIRGKISILELANKMAIKGSDFIQIIMKMGNSFTLDQIIDQETAQLIIEELGHKAILYRENILEKSIYKENKETNQNYEKKIRPPIVTVMGHVDHGKTSLLDYIRSSKVAQNESGGITQHIGAYLVKTKNGNIITFLDTPGHAAFTAMRAKGAQITDIVVLVVAGDDGVKPQTIEAIQHAKDAHVPLIVAINKLDKPEFNSEKVRKELMKHDVLSEDWGGTTIFVNVSAITGEGIDDLLNSISLQAEILELFSISSGRANGVVIEASLDKKRGSVATVLIKEGELKKGDNIFCDIHYGRVRAIRNSFGIEVDHVKPSIPVEILGLSGTPSSGDAFYVVKNEQKAREVASYKKNHLQNHKNENIKKINLEDMFDSLNNKDHIKLNIILKTDVKGSLEAISYAIQNLSNNHVTLNIISSNVGDITETDVTFAIASKAIIIGFNTASNTLANRIIKLENVDVRYYSVIYSLISDIKLLISGMVAPKYKTRIVGSAEIRDIFKPTKLVFVAGCMVINGIIKRKNHIQILRNDSIIYKGAIESLRRFKDDANEVSMGKECGIGIKNYHNICVGDIIESFEMIEIKS